GGCAACGACCACGATGGTGTTGGCCAGGGCGCCAGCTTCTTCCAGCTTGCGAACGATGTTGGCAACGGTGGAACGCTTCTGGCCGACTGCAACATAAACACAGAAAATACCGGAGTCTTTCTGGTTGATGATGGCGTCGATGGCCATGGCGGTCTTGCCGATCTGACGGTCACCGATGATCAGCTCGCGCTGGCCACGGCCGACAGGGATCATGGCGTCGACGGACTTGTAGCCAGTCTGTACAGGCTGGTCTACCGACTTACGCCAGATCACGCCTGGAGCTACTTTCTCGACCGCGTCGGTCTGGGTGTTGCCCAGAGGACCTTTGCCGTCGATCGGGTTACCCAGTGCGTCGACGACGCGACCCAGCAGTTCCTTACCAACCGGAACTTCCAGGATGCGGCCGGTGCACTTGGCGCTCATGCCTTCGGCGAGGGTGTCATAGGCACCCAGGACCACTGCACCTACGGAGTCTTGCTCCAGGTTCAGGGCCATGCCGAATACGCTGCCCGGGAACTCGATCATTTCGCCGTACATGACGTCGGCCAGACCGTGGATCCGCACGATGCCGTCGGAAACCGAAACGACGGTACCTTCGTTACGGGCTTGGGAGCCAACATCGAGGTTGTCGATGCGGCCCTTGATGATTTCACTAATTTCGGAAGGATTGAGTTGCTGCATTGCTCTGCTGCCCCTTCAAACTCAAGATTTCAAGGCTTCGGCCAGTTTCGCGATCTTGCCGCGAACCGAACCGTCGATTACCAGGTCGCCAGCGCGGATGACGACGCCGCCGATCAGGCTGGCATCCTCCGACGCGTGCAGGCGCACTTCCTGGCCTAACCGTGCACTGAGAACCTTGGCGAGTTTGTCTTGCTGTTCTTGGTTCAACGCAAAAGCACTGGTGACTTCCACGTCCACGGATTTCTCTTGCTCGGCCTTGTACAGGTCGAACAGAGTCGAAATCTCCGGCAGAAGCAGGAGACGTTCGTTTTCCGCGGCAACATGAATGAAATTCTGTGCCTTGGCGTCAAACTTGTCACCGCACACTTCAATGAATGCGGCGGCCTTTTCTGCGCTAGTCAGTTGCGGGGCCTTGAGCAGGCGCTGCATGGTGTCGTCTTGCGACACCGCAGCAGCCAGGCCGAGCATGGCTGACCAATTGGCCAGTTGCTGATGGGCCTGGGCATGCTCGAAGGCAGCCTTAGCGTAAGGTCGGGCCAACGTGGTCAGTTCTGCCATGATCGCCCTCGCTTAAATTTCAGCGGCCAGTTTGTTAACCAGCTCCGCATGCGCGTTTTGATCGATTGTGGCGCCAAGGATCTTTTCAGCACCGCCAACGGCCAGGGCACCCACTTGGGCACGCAGGGCGTCTTTGACGCTGTTCAGTTCCTGTTCGATCTCGGCTTGAGCCTGAGCCTTCACACGGTCAGCTTCGACGCGAGCCTGTTCACGGGCTTCCTCGACAAGCTGAGCAGCGCGTTTCTTGCTTTGCTCAATGATTTCGGCTGCCTGTGCCTTCGCTTCACGCAGTTGCTGACCCGCTTTCTCTTGGGCCAGCTCCAGGTCGCGAGCTGCGCGGTTGGCAGCGTCCAAGCCGTCGGCAATCTTCTTTTGGCGCTCTTGCAGGGCAGTGATGACCGGAGGCCATACGTACTTCATGCAGAAGAGTACAAAAATCAGAAAAGCAACGGATTGGCCAATCAGGGTTGCATTAATGTTCACGCCAACACCTCGCTCGGTCTTTGTCCATCACACCAATCAACTCGTAGGAACGAGTGATTAGCCGGCGATCTGACCAACGAAGGGGTTCGCGAAGGTGAAGAACAGAGCGATACCAACACCGATCATGGTTACGGCGTCGAGCAGACCGGCAACGATGAACATTTTGACCTGCAGCATCGGAACCATTTCTGGCTGGCGAGCAGCGCCTTCCAGGAACTTGCCGCCCAGCAGGCCGAAACCAATGGCGGTACCCAGAGCACCCAGGCCGATCAGCAGAGCAACAGCGATAGCGGTCAGACCAACTACAGTTTCCATCTTTCCTCCCGACTTTTACGTCGTATTGGTTAGGTTTTTAGTTTGAAGCGGTAAAACAAATCGTTTGGTACAGCATGCCCTTGCGGACTTTTTAAGCCCTCCCCCCAAACGGGCGGGGAAGGCTATCAGACACGCCAGGCGGTCTTAATGGTTATCTTCGTGAGCCATCGACAGGTAAACGATGGTCAGCATCATGAAGATGAAAGCTTGCAGGGTGATGATCAGGATGTGGAACACGGCCCACGCCCACTGCAGCACCACACCCAGGCCGCTGAGCCAGAGGATGCCGGCGCCGAACATCACCGCGATCAGGATGAACACCAGTTCGCCGGCGTACATGTTGCCGAACAGACGCAGGGCCAGCGAGATCGGCTTGGCGATCAGGGTGACGAATTCAAGCAGGAAGTTCACCGGGATCAGCAGGATCTGCACGAAGATATTCTTGCTGCCGAACGGGTGCAGGGTGAGCTCGCCGAGGAAGCCGCCCAGGCCCTTGACCTTGATGCTGTAGAAGATGATCAGGGCGAACACGCAGAAGGCCATGGCCAGGGTCGCGTTCGGGTCGGTGGTCGAAACCGCGCGGAACGGAATGTGCGGATCACCGGAGATCAGGATGGCCAGCTGAGGAATCCAGTCGACCGGTACCAGGTCGATGGCGTTCATCAGGAAGACCCAGACGAAAATGGTCAGCGCCAGCGGAGCAATCACCGGGCTACGGCCGTGGAAGGAATCCTTCACGCTGCCGTTGACGAAGTCCACCAGCACTTCCACGAAGTTCTGCAGACCGCTCGGCTGGCCGGAAGTCGCCTTCTTGGCCGCCATGCGGAAGATGAACAGGAAGATCAGACCCAGCGCAACGGACCAGCCGAGGGTGTCCACGTGGAACGCCCAGAAGCCCATTGCCTTGGCTTCTGCAGCCGAATGGGCGAAGCCCCAGCTGCCGTCTGGTAGTTGACCGTAGGTCAGGTTCTGCAAGTGGTGCTGGATATAGCCCGAAGCGGTTTCTGCTGCCATGGTTGCCTCAAACGCCTTAAGGTCTCGAAAGTCTTTTATTCATCAGCAGGGGCGCGAACCAGCTGACCAAAAGGGTCAGCACGAAGACGCCGAATACTGCCAACGGCGCCAATGGCTTCACTCCTGCGAAGGTCAGTGCAAACAGCACTGCCGTCAAAATCATCTTGCCTGCCTCGCCCGCGTAGAACGACTTGACGATGGCCTGCGCCGCCCGGGCTCCGCTGAAGCGAAAAGCCTTCCAGGCGAAATACACATTGGGCAGCCAGGCAATCAATCCTCCGCAGAGGCCTGAATATCCACTGACCGCCCCTTTCCACTGCCACAACACCAAGGTTGCCAGCAGCAGGACGACAAATTGAGCCAGCAGTACCGGAAAAACCGCCCAGCGATGGAAAGGCAGGCGGTTTGGCGTGCGTATTTCCATCACAACTGCTCCTCGAAAGTCGACCGCCTAGTCAGCAATGACTTGGCATAATTTGTGCCGACAAAATGCGCGCAGAGTATAGGGGTGGATTAACCCCTATTCAACTCTTCGGTAGTGATTTCCGACTGCGCGCTACAACAGGAATTGTTTCAGCGGATGTGAGCAAGCACGCCTTGCAACTCGTCAAGGGAGTTGTAGCGAATAACCAACTGGCCTTTGCCCTTGTTGCCGTGGCGAATTTGTACCGCCGAGCCCAGGCGCTCTGCCAGACGCTGTTCAAGACGGGCGATATCCGGATCAGGTTTGCTGGCCTCGACCGGCTCAGGTTTGCCATTGAGCCACTGACGCACCAGTGCCTCGGTCTGGCGCACGGTGAGCCCGCGTGCGACAACATGACGCGCCCCTTCTTCCTGACGATCCTCCTCGAGGCCGAGCAAGGCGCGGGCGTGGCCCATCTCCAGGTCGCCGTGGGCGAGCATGGTCTTGATGGCCTCGGGCAGCGAGATCAGGCGCAGCAGGTTGGCCACGGTCACCCGCGACTTGCCGACGGCATCGGCCACCTGCTGCTGGGTCAGCTCGAACTCCTGCTGCAGGCGCTGCAGGGCCAGGGCTTCCTCCAGCGGGTTGAGGTCCTCGCGCTGGATGTTCTCGATCAGCGCCATGGCGATGGCGGCTTCGTCGGGCACTTCGCGGACCATGGCCGGCACGGTGTCCAGGCCGGCCTGCTGGGTGGCGCGCCAGCGGCGCTCACCGGCGATGATCTCGTAGCGGTTGTCGCCGATCGGGCGCACCACGATCGGTTGCATGACGCCGTGGGTGCGGATCGAGTGCGCCAGTTCCTCCAGCGCCTCGGGATCCATGTCGCGGCGCGGCTGGTACTTGCCGCGCTGGATCAGCTCGACCGGCAGCTGTTGCAGTTCATTCTGGTCGATCTTCACTGCCTGCGCTTCGAGCGCGCTGACGGAAGGACCACTGAGCAGTGCATCCAACCCACGTCCGAGACCGCGTTTCTTGATGGCCATGCGGATTCCTTAAGTTGTTTGTGCAGTGCGTGATGGACGGCGCTGACGGCGGACCAGTTCCCCGGCCAGCGCCAGATAGGCGAGCGCGCCGCGGGATTGCTTGTCGTAGGCCAAGGCCGGCATGCCGAAGCTCGGCGCCTCGGCCAGGCGGATGTTGCGTGGAATCACCGTGTCGTACAGCTGATCGCCGAAGTGCTCCTTGAGCTGCGCCGAAACATCGTTGTTCAGGCTTAGGCGCGGATCGTACATGGTCCGCAGCAGGCCTTCGATCTTCAGCTCCGGGTTCAGCCGGGCGGCGATGCGCTTGATGTTATCCACAAGGTCGCTGAGACCTTCCAGCGCGTAGTACTCGCACTGCATGGGGATGATCACGCCATCGGAGGCGACCAGGGCGTTGAGCGTCAGCATCGACAGCGACGGCGGGCAGTCGATGAGGATGTAGTCGTAGTTCTCGCGGATCGGCGCCAGCGCGTTGCGCAGGCGGCTCTCCTTCATCTGCATCTCGAGCAGCACGACTTCCGCGGCGGTGAGGTCGCGGTTGGCCGGCAGCAACTGGAAGTTGCCGTGCTCGGAATAGTGCATGGCCTGGGCCAGGTCGCATTCCCCGATCAGCAGGTCGTACACCGAGTGCTCGAGCTCGTGTTTATCCACACCGCTGCCCATGGTGGCGTTGCCCTGTGGATCGAGGTCGATCAGCAGCACGCGACGCTTGGTCGCGGCCAGCGATGCGGCGAGATTGATGCAGGTGGTGGTCTTGCCCACACCACCCTTCTGGTTCGCGATTGCGAATACCTTAGCCATTGTTGCGTGTGTTCCCAGTCATGCCTTGCGGCGCAGTATCAGCAGATGGCGCTGGCCCTGGCAACCTGGAACGGTCAGGGCCTGCTCGCTTTCCACTGTGAAGTCTGCGGGCAATGCTACCAGTTCGTCGGCAGGATGCAGCCCCTTCATTGCAAGCCATTGCGTGCGGGCGTCACCCAGGTGGCGGGTCCAGTTGGTGAAATTCTCCATGCTGCTGAAGGCCCGGGAAATGATCCCGCAGAACGGCTGCTCGGGCTGGACCTCTTCCACCCGGCTGTGGATAACCGAGAGGTTGTCCAGTTTCAGTTCCATCTTCACCTGGGTCAGGAAGCGGGTCTTCTTGCCGTTGCTGTCCAGCACCGTTACCTGCTTGTGCGGATGCAGGATGGCCAGCGGAATGCCCGGCATGCCGCCGCCGCTGCCGACATCCAGCCAGCGCTGGGTGTCATTGTGGATAAACGGCATGACGCTCAGGCTGTCGAGCAGGTGGCGCGAGACCATCTCGTCCGGGTCGCGCACGGCGGTCAGGTTGTAGGCCTTGTTCCATTTGATCAACAGGGCCAGGTAGCCCAGCAGCGACTCGTGCTGCTGCGCGCTCAGCTCGACACCGAGCTGGCGCGCACCTGTGGACAACTCTTCGGCGTGTTGCGGGGTGACCAGGGAACTCAAGCGCTTTGCTCCAATTCGCGGCCTGCGCCGCGTTTTTTCAAGTGAATCAGCAACAGGGAAATCGCCGCCGGGGTGACGCCCGGAATGCGCGACGCCTGGCCCAGGGTCTGCGGGCGAGTCTGCCCGAGCTTGCCCTGGATTTCCTTGGACAGGCCGGAAATCGTGGTGTAGTCGATATCCACAGGCAAGCGCGTGTCTTCGCTGGCGCGCAGACGGGCGATCTCTTCCTGTTGGCGGTCGATGTAGCCGGCGTACTTGGTCTTGATCTCGACCTGTTCGGCGACCTGTGGATCGATCACTTCACCGCCGGTCGCCTCGATCAAGCCAGCGTAGTCGACTTCCGGACGGGCGAGCAGGTTGAGCAGGCTGTATTCGTGGGCCAGCGGCGTGCCGAACTTATCCACAATGGCCTGGCCCTGCGGCGTGCCCGGGCGGACCCAGGTGCTCTTCAGGCGTTGTTCCTCGCGCTCGATGCCTTCGCGCTTGGCGCAGAACGCGGCCCAGCGCTGGTCGTCGACCAGGCCCAGCTCGCGGCCCTTCTCGGTCAGCCGCAGGTCTGCGTTGTCTTCGCGCAGGATCAGCCGGTATTCGGCGCGCGAGGTGAACATGCGGTACGGCTCCTGGGTCCCCAGGGTGATCAGGTCGTCGACCAGCACACCGATGTAGGCTTCGTCGCGGCGCGGGCACCAGCTTTCACGGCCCTGGGCACGCAGCGCGGCGTTGGTCCCGGCCAGCAGGCCCTGGGCGCCGGCCTCTTCGTAACCGGTGGTGCCATTGATCTGGCCGGCGAAGAACAGGCCGCCGATGACCTTGGTCTCGAGGCTGTACTTCAGGTCGCGCGGGTCGAAGTAGTCGTACTCGATGGCATAGCCCGGGCGGACGATGTGGGCGTTTTCCATGCCGCGGATCGAGCGAACGATGTCCAGCTGCACGTCGAACGGCAGCGAGGTGGAAATACCGTTGGGATACAGCTCGTGGGTGGTCAGGCCTTCCGGCTCGATGAACACCTGGTGGCTTTCCTTGTCGGCGAAGCGATGGATCTTGTCCTCGATCGACGGGCAGTAGCGCGGGCCGATGCCTTCGATCACGCCGGAGTACATCGGCGAACGGTCGAGGTTCGAGGCGATGATCTCGTGGGTACGGGCATTGGTGTGGGTAATCCAGCAACTGACCTGGCGCGGATGCATGTCGGCATTGCCCATGAACGACATTACCGGGATCGGCGTGTCGCCCGGCTGCTCGGTCATCACCGAGAAGTCCACTGAACGGCCATCGATGCGCGGTGGTGTGCCGGTCTTCAGGCGACCGACGCGCAGCGGCAGTTCACGCATGCGCTGGGCCAGGGCGTTGGCGGGCGGATCACCGGCACGGCCACCGGAGTAGTTCTGCAGACCGATGTGGATAAGTCCGCCGAGGAAGGTGCCGCTGGTCAGGACCACGGAGTCGGCGAAAAAGCGCAGACCCATTTGCGTGACCACGCCCTTGACCTGGTCCTGCTCGACGATCAGGTCATCGCACGACTGCTGGAATGTCCACAGGTTCGGCTGGTTTTCCAGGATTTCGCGCACCACCGCCTTGTAGATGGCGCGGTCGGCCTGCGCACGGGTGGCGCGCACGGCCGGCCCCTTGCGGTTGTTCAGGATGCGGAACTGGATGCCGCTCTTGTCGGTGGCCAACGCCATGGCGCCGCCGAGCGCATCGATTTCCTTGACCAGGTGGCTCTTGCCGATGCCGCCGATGGCCGGGTTGCAACTCATGTGACCGAGGGTTTCCACGTTGTGGGTCAGCAGCAGGGTTTTCACACCCATGCGTGCGGACGCAAGCGCAGCCTCGGTACCGGCATGGCCGCCGCCGATGACGATCACTTCAAAACGGGAAGGGAAATCCACCACGCACCTCGTGCCTGTTTTTGCGAATAGAGAAGGTAAGCGGACAAGTATAGGGACTTACCGCCCTTCAAAGAAACCTTCTGAGCAAAAAATGAGCAGGCTGTGGATGAGTGGCAGGTAAAAGAAAACAAGTAGGAAAAATTTAAAAAAGCTTTGTTTTTATGTTTATGTTTAGGCACCTATCCACATGTGGATAAGTTACCTAAGCCCTTTCACTGTGTGGCTTTGCCGGAATCATAACCCTGTGGTGTAGTAGGCTTGGGGGTTCTGGATAACGGCGTGTAACCTGTGGATTAAAGTGTCGATTACCCACAGGCGGGTTTGTCCTCAGAAAAAAAGGCCAGTTATCAACGGAGCTGATGGCGAGTTTTCCACAGAGCTCCTGGGCCTGAAATCTCATCTGTGGATGACGGCTTGGGCGGCGGGCCTACAGATACCGCAGACCAAGCCGGCTCTCGCCCTACCCGGATCACAGGCAAAAAAAAGCCGCTCCAGACAGAAGCGGCCTTGTTATCGAAGGGCTGTGGACTATTTGCCGATGCAGAAGCTCGAGAAAATCCTGCCAAGCAGGTCGTCCGAACTGAACGCCCCGGTGATTTCACCCAACGCTTGCTGTGCCTGGCGCAGATCCTCTGCCAGCAGCTCTCCGGCGCCAGCCAGGGTCAGTTGTGCCCGACCATGCTCCAGGTGCTCGCTGGCCTGGCGCAGCGCTTCCAGGTGTCGGCGACGGGCGCTGAAGCTGCTCTCCGCGGTCTGTTCATACCCCATGCAGGCCTTGAGGTGGTCACGCAGCAGATCCAGCCCCATGTCGTCTTCGCGGGCACTCAGGGTAATGGTTACGTGGCCATCGTCACTCTGCTCCATGCCGACATGCTCACCGCTCAAGTCGGCCTTGTTACGGATGAGCGTGACTTTTGCCACATCTGGCCGTTGGTCCAGGAACTCCGGCCACAGCGCAAAGGGGTCACTGGCTTCCGGCGCGGTCGAGTCGACGACCAGCAGCACCCGGTCAGCCTCGCCGATGGCCTTGAGCGCCCTTTCCACCCCGATCTTTTCCACATGGTCATCGGTATCGCGCAGACCGGCGGTGTCGACCACATGCAGCGGCATGCCATCGATGTGGATATGTTCGCGCAGAATATCCCGGGTGGTGCCGGCGATATCGGTGACGATCGCCGCCTCGCGTCCGGCCAGCTGGTTGAGCAGGCTAGATTTGCCGGCGTTCGGCCGGCCGGCGATGACCACCGTCATGCCGTCGCGCAACAGGGCACCCTGCCCGGCTTCACGCTGCACTGTGGACAACTCGTTGCGCACATCATCGAGCATGCGCAGCACATGGCCGTCGGCGAGAAAGTCGATTTCTTCCTCAGGGAAGTCGATCGCCGCCTCGACGTAGATGCGCAAGGCAATCAGCGCCTCGGTCAGCCCATGCACGCGCTTGGAGAAAGCCCCCTGCAACGAGCGCAGGGCATTACGGGCAGCTTGCGTGGAGCTGGCTTCGATCAGGTCAGCGATGGCTTCGGCCTGGGCCAGGTCGAGCTTGTCGTTGAGAAACGCACGCTCGCTGAACTCGCCCGGGCGTGCCAACCGGCAGCCCAACTGCAGGCAGCGCTGCAGCAGCATGTCCATGACCACCGGTCCCCCGTGGCCCTGCAGCTCGAGCACATCTTCGCCGGTGAACGAGTTCGGCCCGGGGAAGAACAGCGCGATGCCTTCATCCAGGACCAAACCATCGGCATCGCGGAACGGGCCATAGTGGGCATGGCGCGGGGTCAGCGTGCGGCCGGTAATGGCCTGCCCGGCCTGGCTGGCCAACGGCCCGGACAAACGGACAATGCCGACCCCGCCGCGGCCTTGGGCGGTGGCGATGGCAGCGATGGTTTCACGCACAGTGTTCATGCTCGAAAGCCTCTACAACGAATTCGTCAGATAGCAAAAACGCCCCACTAGGGGGCGTTTTTATTCACAGGCAAACAGGCTTGCCCGTCAAGCGGCAGCTTTCTTGGTCGCTGCCTCGATGCTGCGGGTGATGTACCACTGCTGTGCAATCGACAGGCAGTTGTTCACAACCCAGTACAGCACCAGACCGGCCGGGAACCACAGGAAGAAGAAGGTGAAGATGATCGGCATCATTTTCATCACCTTGGCCTGCATCGGATCCGGCGGGGTCGGGTTCAGACGCTGCTGGATGAACATGGTAGCGCCCATGATGATCGGCAGGATGAAGAACGGATCCTTGATCGACAGGTCGGTGATCCACAGCATCCACGGGGCCTGGCGCATCTCT
This window of the Pseudomonas mosselii genome carries:
- a CDS encoding F0F1 ATP synthase subunit delta, with the translated sequence MAELTTLARPYAKAAFEHAQAHQQLANWSAMLGLAAAVSQDDTMQRLLKAPQLTSAEKAAAFIEVCGDKFDAKAQNFIHVAAENERLLLLPEISTLFDLYKAEQEKSVDVEVTSAFALNQEQQDKLAKVLSARLGQEVRLHASEDASLIGGVVIRAGDLVIDGSVRGKIAKLAEALKS
- a CDS encoding F0F1 ATP synthase subunit B, with protein sequence MNINATLIGQSVAFLIFVLFCMKYVWPPVITALQERQKKIADGLDAANRAARDLELAQEKAGQQLREAKAQAAEIIEQSKKRAAQLVEEAREQARVEADRVKAQAQAEIEQELNSVKDALRAQVGALAVGGAEKILGATIDQNAHAELVNKLAAEI
- the atpE gene encoding F0F1 ATP synthase subunit C; the protein is METVVGLTAIAVALLIGLGALGTAIGFGLLGGKFLEGAARQPEMVPMLQVKMFIVAGLLDAVTMIGVGIALFFTFANPFVGQIAG
- the atpB gene encoding F0F1 ATP synthase subunit A, whose translation is MAAETASGYIQHHLQNLTYGQLPDGSWGFAHSAAEAKAMGFWAFHVDTLGWSVALGLIFLFIFRMAAKKATSGQPSGLQNFVEVLVDFVNGSVKDSFHGRSPVIAPLALTIFVWVFLMNAIDLVPVDWIPQLAILISGDPHIPFRAVSTTDPNATLAMAFCVFALIIFYSIKVKGLGGFLGELTLHPFGSKNIFVQILLIPVNFLLEFVTLIAKPISLALRLFGNMYAGELVFILIAVMFGAGILWLSGLGVVLQWAWAVFHILIITLQAFIFMMLTIVYLSMAHEDNH
- a CDS encoding F0F1 ATP synthase subunit I, which encodes MEIRTPNRLPFHRWAVFPVLLAQFVVLLLATLVLWQWKGAVSGYSGLCGGLIAWLPNVYFAWKAFRFSGARAAQAIVKSFYAGEAGKMILTAVLFALTFAGVKPLAPLAVFGVFVLTLLVSWFAPLLMNKRLSRP
- a CDS encoding ParB/RepB/Spo0J family partition protein, whose protein sequence is MAIKKRGLGRGLDALLSGPSVSALEAQAVKIDQNELQQLPVELIQRGKYQPRRDMDPEALEELAHSIRTHGVMQPIVVRPIGDNRYEIIAGERRWRATQQAGLDTVPAMVREVPDEAAIAMALIENIQREDLNPLEEALALQRLQQEFELTQQQVADAVGKSRVTVANLLRLISLPEAIKTMLAHGDLEMGHARALLGLEEDRQEEGARHVVARGLTVRQTEALVRQWLNGKPEPVEASKPDPDIARLEQRLAERLGSAVQIRHGNKGKGQLVIRYNSLDELQGVLAHIR
- a CDS encoding ParA family protein, encoding MAKVFAIANQKGGVGKTTTCINLAASLAATKRRVLLIDLDPQGNATMGSGVDKHELEHSVYDLLIGECDLAQAMHYSEHGNFQLLPANRDLTAAEVVLLEMQMKESRLRNALAPIRENYDYILIDCPPSLSMLTLNALVASDGVIIPMQCEYYALEGLSDLVDNIKRIAARLNPELKIEGLLRTMYDPRLSLNNDVSAQLKEHFGDQLYDTVIPRNIRLAEAPSFGMPALAYDKQSRGALAYLALAGELVRRQRRPSRTAQTT
- the rsmG gene encoding 16S rRNA (guanine(527)-N(7))-methyltransferase RsmG codes for the protein MSSLVTPQHAEELSTGARQLGVELSAQQHESLLGYLALLIKWNKAYNLTAVRDPDEMVSRHLLDSLSVMPFIHNDTQRWLDVGSGGGMPGIPLAILHPHKQVTVLDSNGKKTRFLTQVKMELKLDNLSVIHSRVEEVQPEQPFCGIISRAFSSMENFTNWTRHLGDARTQWLAMKGLHPADELVALPADFTVESEQALTVPGCQGQRHLLILRRKA
- the mnmG gene encoding tRNA uridine-5-carboxymethylaminomethyl(34) synthesis enzyme MnmG, producing the protein MDFPSRFEVIVIGGGHAGTEAALASARMGVKTLLLTHNVETLGHMSCNPAIGGIGKSHLVKEIDALGGAMALATDKSGIQFRILNNRKGPAVRATRAQADRAIYKAVVREILENQPNLWTFQQSCDDLIVEQDQVKGVVTQMGLRFFADSVVLTSGTFLGGLIHIGLQNYSGGRAGDPPANALAQRMRELPLRVGRLKTGTPPRIDGRSVDFSVMTEQPGDTPIPVMSFMGNADMHPRQVSCWITHTNARTHEIIASNLDRSPMYSGVIEGIGPRYCPSIEDKIHRFADKESHQVFIEPEGLTTHELYPNGISTSLPFDVQLDIVRSIRGMENAHIVRPGYAIEYDYFDPRDLKYSLETKVIGGLFFAGQINGTTGYEEAGAQGLLAGTNAALRAQGRESWCPRRDEAYIGVLVDDLITLGTQEPYRMFTSRAEYRLILREDNADLRLTEKGRELGLVDDQRWAAFCAKREGIEREEQRLKSTWVRPGTPQGQAIVDKFGTPLAHEYSLLNLLARPEVDYAGLIEATGGEVIDPQVAEQVEIKTKYAGYIDRQQEEIARLRASEDTRLPVDIDYTTISGLSKEIQGKLGQTRPQTLGQASRIPGVTPAAISLLLIHLKKRGAGRELEQSA
- the mnmE gene encoding tRNA uridine-5-carboxymethylaminomethyl(34) synthesis GTPase MnmE, whose translation is MNTVRETIAAIATAQGRGGVGIVRLSGPLASQAGQAITGRTLTPRHAHYGPFRDADGLVLDEGIALFFPGPNSFTGEDVLELQGHGGPVVMDMLLQRCLQLGCRLARPGEFSERAFLNDKLDLAQAEAIADLIEASSTQAARNALRSLQGAFSKRVHGLTEALIALRIYVEAAIDFPEEEIDFLADGHVLRMLDDVRNELSTVQREAGQGALLRDGMTVVIAGRPNAGKSSLLNQLAGREAAIVTDIAGTTRDILREHIHIDGMPLHVVDTAGLRDTDDHVEKIGVERALKAIGEADRVLLVVDSTAPEASDPFALWPEFLDQRPDVAKVTLIRNKADLSGEHVGMEQSDDGHVTITLSAREDDMGLDLLRDHLKACMGYEQTAESSFSARRRHLEALRQASEHLEHGRAQLTLAGAGELLAEDLRQAQQALGEITGAFSSDDLLGRIFSSFCIGK